GGCTATCGTGTCTCACCAAATAAACCACACTACTTTTTGTTTCCCAACTATCTATTAAGAAACAGTATTTTTCATCAAACTGTTGGTCTCTATTATTTCCTACTAGATAATCTAAAGGAAGAGTATATCTTCCAAAATCAAATTCATATTTACAAATAAAACCTTCATTATTTATTTCATATACTTTATTATCATACATCTGGAATACAGGCACACTGTTGGTTTTATATGACCTTAAGTTCTGCCAAGGCATTACACCATTATCGGTATTATATTTTTTATCAAATTGCAAATACTTAGAAATAACTTTTCCTTCGCTATTGGTAATTATTAAATTACACCTATTAAACGCCTCCCTATAGGAAGAATAAAAAACATAATTTTCTTGAGGACTTAAATATGCAAAGTAATCAGCATAAAAATCCAGTTCTATTTCATCGCCTGTAAAATTCCCATTGTTATCGCACTTTATTATTTTTTTCAAACCTGCATCGTATAGTAATATATTCCCATCTGAATCGATACAACAATCATCAATTCTTAAATATTCGCCGGGACCTTTACCTGATCTATCTATTTTAAAAACAAATTCACCATTCATCGTAAAACAGAAAATTGCATTTGAACTTTCTCTATCAGAAATAAATAATAAACTATCATGTTGCATAATTTTATCTATTCGACCAACCAAACAACTTTCATTTGTTTCTAAACGAACATAACTTATACTATCAATTACTTCCGAGAGATTAAAATATCTATCCTTATCAATATCAACAGAGATTTGTTCCCCATCGTACTCAATCTTTTTTTCATTGTTGCAAGATATTATTACAAAACTTAATAATAAAGCAATCAGTATTTTACATTTCATAATTATTAGATTTATTAGTTATATCTAATGATTAATTTGAAAAAAAATTGCAACCATTTTCCCTTGGTTCAGTTTAATGTATTTATTAAGACAACTCATACAAATCGCATATTAACATTTGAAGTTATGATTCTTATACGAATCCAATTTTGGTTTCGTCAACGGTTGTGGGTCGTAGTTTTCTCTGTTCATTGTCTATATATTTTTACAATAATTCCATTTTGGGGACTAACAACATATAAGTCAATTCCTTTAACTTCGTCAACTTTATCTTTCATATTTACCGTTCCTGAAAAATTCATTGCATAAAAGTTTCCTTTTGAGTTAAGTAAGGTATTCGTGTATTTTAGATAATTTTCAATACTTCTGTTTTTATCCTCAGAACGCCACTTTACTTCACGATGATTCATTGTAGCGACTTTTGTAATAACGATATCTTCTTTTTTTTGCGGTGTTTCGGTCCACTTATGAATAGAATACTTATCCTTTAAAATTCTTTTTAAAGGATAATTTTCAAAGAATTCAGGAGTTAAATTTGAAAAATGCTTTTTCTCCTGGTCATTCATTTTAAGAACCTCAATTGAAAATCCATCTCCAAAAACCCCTTTAATTTGATTGAAATCAAGTAGTTCTTTTTCAGATTTTAAATTAATTCCGAATACCGCTTTCGAATATTGGTTTTCATTCCAATTATTCCACATAAAATAAGAAACAAAGATTCCTACTAAGGTAGTAAATATAAGAAATAATTTTCTATTCTTTTTCATAATGTATATGTTTAAAAGTTATTTCATTACCAATAACCATTACTCACAATCGGTTGGCACATGTTGCCGAGGCAGATTTCAGAGAGCATTCCTCTCAGAAGGACATGGAACTGCGATGCGAGAATCCGTAGTTGGCGTACCCCCGAACCCCGCCCTGCAATAGGTACCGTGTTACCATGCGTTATTTTCTCTTTAGCAATTTTTTAATGTCATTCAATATTTCTTCCGAATCTGGTTTGGGTGCATGATTATTAACGATCTTTCCATCACTATCGATTAATACGAACTGAGGAAGTGCATCAATTGAAAACATAGTTTGGAGTTCGTCATTTTGTTTCTGATTTAATAAAATATGCGTCCCAATCACTTGGTGTCTTTTTATAACATTCTTCCAATTTTCTTCGCTTGAACGGCAACATAAATACACGAATGTAATATTTTCATTATTAAACATTTCATGCATTCTTTGTGAATGATTGAATAATTTTATGCAAGGAGAACACCAAGTCGCCCAAATATCAACATAAATAACTTTTCCTTTATTGTTCTCTATTATTTTACTGAATATTTCTTCTCCAGAATTTGATTCATATTTAGAAAGAATCGCATCTTTAGGAATGGACAGATTCTCAGTTTCATCAACTTTTTGATTGATTTGTTTGCACATTGATAAAAGAAGTTGACGAATATAGATTTCTGTAAATCTCTCTTGAATAAGTCGTGTATATAGATTTATTTCTGATTGTGTTATTCTATCTTTGCTTATTGAGTTATATACGAATGTAGCTCCCAAAAATTCTGCCCAAATTCGATCCCTACGTTTAAAATCATTTTCAATAAGTCCGTTCATCATTTCCCATTGAACTTGTTCTTTTGTTTTCCCATTGGTTTCAATTCCAAAACCTTCTCGTGGTTCCAGTGTAAAGTTGTAGGAATTCAAAAACGTATTATAACTTGCTGTAAGCATGGCTTCGTTATTGAAAACTACTGAATCTGCTAAAAATGAAAGAAGCTGTTTCCTTTCTTCAAGTTTCTCTAATTCTTTGCTTTTACGGAGTATGTCTCCATATAAAGAATATTTAGCACTGTTTATTAAATAATTAGAGAGAGATTCATTTAGTGAATCTTTTTCAATTTTATATTTGATTCTGTTTAATATTACTTGTTCAAAGTCAAGTAGCTGGTTTTTGTATTGTTCAGGAGTTAATTCTATTGATAGCGTGTCTCGAAAATTGCCAAGCTGATTGTAATGAATCCATTCATGTTGTTTGAAGAATTCCTTTTGAAATTTATCATGTTTACTATCGAATCCGACATTCTTAATACGAAACTTAAATCCGTCTTTCTCAATTTCGCATTTCATTGTCAGTGTGTCATTTGGAAAAATATAAGGAGTTATTCTTCCATCATCATAACTCAGATAAGTATTAATCGAGTGAAACAGTGGAATATCAAATTTAAAATCACCATTTTCATTAATTTCTGTTTTAAACATTTGAGGATAGTCAATAGTGATATCATCGACTTGAAGTTCAATATTTCGGGGAGCGTCAGAAAATTCATTAATATTTGTAATATGTCCAATTATCACTGAACGTT
The sequence above is a segment of the Candidatus Delongbacteria bacterium genome. Coding sequences within it:
- a CDS encoding 6-bladed beta-propeller, which encodes MKCKILIALLLSFVIISCNNEKKIEYDGEQISVDIDKDRYFNLSEVIDSISYVRLETNESCLVGRIDKIMQHDSLLFISDRESSNAIFCFTMNGEFVFKIDRSGKGPGEYLRIDDCCIDSDGNILLYDAGLKKIIKCDNNGNFTGDEIELDFYADYFAYLSPQENYVFYSSYREAFNRCNLIITNSEGKVISKYLQFDKKYNTDNGVMPWQNLRSYKTNSVPVFQMYDNKVYEINNEGFICKYEFDFGRYTLPLDYLVGNNRDQQFDEKYCFLIDSWETKSSVVYLVRHDSRVGLGFYNKENKNNIFGIRQYKNMQEIPFVNDIDEMGFYNFIGNSEKCLFSCYEISEVLKNEEVLKRLGNNTNYDISDNPIIAEYHVK
- a CDS encoding redoxin family protein, producing MFYPEVEQRSVIIGHITNINEFSDAPRNIELQVDDITIDYPQMFKTEINENGDFKFDIPLFHSINTYLSYDDGRITPYIFPNDTLTMKCEIEKDGFKFRIKNVGFDSKHDKFQKEFFKQHEWIHYNQLGNFRDTLSIELTPEQYKNQLLDFEQVILNRIKYKIEKDSLNESLSNYLINSAKYSLYGDILRKSKELEKLEERKQLLSFLADSVVFNNEAMLTASYNTFLNSYNFTLEPREGFGIETNGKTKEQVQWEMMNGLIENDFKRRDRIWAEFLGATFVYNSISKDRITQSEINLYTRLIQERFTEIYIRQLLLSMCKQINQKVDETENLSIPKDAILSKYESNSGEEIFSKIIENNKGKVIYVDIWATWCSPCIKLFNHSQRMHEMFNNENITFVYLCCRSSEENWKNVIKRHQVIGTHILLNQKQNDELQTMFSIDALPQFVLIDSDGKIVNNHAPKPDSEEILNDIKKLLKRK